One window of the Glycocaulis alkaliphilus genome contains the following:
- a CDS encoding acyl-CoA dehydrogenase, translated as MADGTSSSPRTFRWDDPLGMDERLTDEERMVRDAARGYAREALLPRVVEAFETGSFDRAIMREMGEMGFLGAMLPEAYGGAEASHVAYGLIAREIEAVDSGYRSAMSVQSSLAMYPIYAFGSDEQKMKYLPKMAAGELVGCFGLTEADGGSDPASMKTKAVAVEGGYRLNGSKYWITNSPVSDLAIVWAKLDDTIRGFIVERDFAGFTANKISDKLSLRASITGDIGLDDVFVPEANILPGVKGLRGPFSCLNKARYGIAWGAMGAAEFCFQAARDYTGERMLFGRALSSRQLVQKKLADMQTEIYLGLEGALALGRQLDGGAWVPETISMMKRNNCGKALAIAREARDMHGGAGITGEMHVMRHVMNLETVNTYEGAHDVHALILGRAITGHSAF; from the coding sequence ATGGCTGATGGCACGTCTTCCTCACCGCGCACATTCCGTTGGGACGATCCGCTCGGCATGGACGAGCGCCTGACCGATGAGGAGCGCATGGTGCGCGATGCCGCGCGCGGCTATGCCCGCGAAGCCTTGCTGCCGCGTGTTGTCGAGGCCTTCGAGACGGGCAGTTTCGACCGCGCCATCATGCGCGAAATGGGCGAGATGGGCTTTCTCGGCGCGATGCTGCCGGAAGCCTATGGCGGCGCTGAAGCCAGCCATGTCGCCTATGGTCTGATCGCGCGTGAGATCGAGGCAGTGGATTCGGGCTATCGCTCGGCCATGAGCGTGCAGTCATCCCTCGCCATGTACCCGATTTACGCCTTCGGCTCCGATGAGCAGAAGATGAAATACCTGCCGAAAATGGCGGCAGGGGAGCTGGTGGGCTGTTTTGGCCTGACCGAAGCCGATGGCGGGTCTGATCCTGCCTCTATGAAGACGAAAGCTGTGGCGGTCGAGGGCGGCTACCGGCTGAACGGCTCGAAATACTGGATCACCAACAGCCCCGTATCCGATCTCGCCATCGTCTGGGCGAAGCTGGACGACACGATCCGCGGCTTCATCGTGGAGCGTGATTTTGCCGGTTTCACCGCCAACAAGATCAGCGACAAGCTGTCCTTGCGTGCGTCCATTACCGGCGATATTGGCCTGGACGACGTGTTCGTGCCGGAGGCCAATATCCTTCCTGGCGTAAAGGGGCTGCGCGGACCGTTCTCCTGCCTCAACAAGGCGCGCTACGGCATTGCCTGGGGCGCGATGGGCGCGGCGGAATTCTGCTTCCAGGCGGCACGTGACTATACCGGCGAGCGCATGCTGTTCGGCCGCGCGCTTTCCTCGCGTCAGCTCGTCCAGAAGAAGCTCGCTGACATGCAGACCGAAATCTATCTCGGCCTGGAAGGCGCGCTGGCGCTAGGCCGGCAGCTGGATGGCGGCGCGTGGGTGCCCGAAACCATCTCCATGATGAAGCGCAATAATTGCGGCAAGGCGCTCGCCATCGCCCGCGAGGCGCGCGACATGCATGGCGGCGCCGGGATCACCGGCGAAATGCACGTGATGCGCCATGTGATGAATCTGGAAACGGTCAACACCTATGAAGGCGCGCACGATGTGCATGCCCTCATACTGGGCCGTGCGATCACCGGACACAGCGCCTTCTGA
- a CDS encoding prepilin peptidase, producing MWPVETIVCGSVLLAGLTALSIMDVRTMRLPDWLTLPLIPAGPLAAWWLGDPVLWHLAGAVIGYAGLAALELAYRAVRGRDGLGRGDAKLLAVGGAWCGAALLPVILLLASMAGLIWVLALKLAGREIGAGTAIPFGPFLAAGIAAAWIVLRAGLWV from the coding sequence ATGTGGCCGGTTGAGACCATTGTTTGCGGATCGGTATTGCTGGCGGGGCTCACGGCGCTGTCCATCATGGATGTCCGGACGATGCGCCTGCCGGACTGGCTCACCCTGCCATTGATCCCCGCCGGCCCGCTGGCAGCCTGGTGGCTGGGTGATCCCGTCCTTTGGCATCTGGCGGGTGCGGTAATCGGATATGCAGGCCTTGCCGCGCTGGAGCTGGCTTACAGGGCCGTGCGCGGGCGCGACGGACTTGGGCGGGGCGACGCCAAACTGCTGGCGGTTGGCGGTGCCTGGTGCGGGGCGGCGCTCCTGCCCGTAATCCTGCTCCTTGCCAGCATGGCCGGGCTGATCTGGGTCCTGGCGCTGAAACTGGCAGGCAGGGAGATCGGCGCCGGCACCGCGATTCCGTTCGGTCCGTTCCTGGCGGCGGGCATTGCAGCGGCGTGGATAGTGCTGCGGGCGGGCCTGTGGGTTTAG